A single window of Methylacidimicrobium sp. AP8 DNA harbors:
- a CDS encoding HPr family phosphocarrier protein, with amino-acid sequence MEKSVADNASGEKQAGVEEAEAEVVICNKLGLHARPAAMFVKVANRFVSNVQVEKEGEAVNGKSIMGIMILAANQGSRLKISAKGPDAAAAVAALCNLVQRNFDQDT; translated from the coding sequence ATGGAGAAATCGGTTGCCGACAACGCAAGCGGAGAAAAGCAAGCGGGAGTGGAGGAAGCCGAGGCGGAGGTCGTGATCTGCAACAAGCTTGGACTTCACGCTCGTCCTGCGGCCATGTTCGTCAAGGTCGCCAACCGCTTCGTTTCGAACGTCCAGGTCGAAAAGGAAGGGGAGGCGGTCAACGGCAAGAGCATCATGGGGATCATGATCCTCGCCGCCAATCAAGGGTCCCGCTTAAAGATTTCCGCCAAGGGGCCCGATGCTGCCGCTGCGGTAGCGGCGTTGTGCAATCTGGTGCAGAGAAATTTTGATCAAGACACTTAG
- the hprK gene encoding HPr(Ser) kinase/phosphatase: MTRTRNTTGSVPRVTAGEFFEQHGAALQGKLVAGRSGLGRMILEGSVNRPGLQLAGYLKNFAWQRVQIIGAGETSYLRSLDAEEARARVRAIFLRKIPCLIVSRGIVPPDFLIEEAEQTGTPLFLSRLHTMRLINTVTICLEMDFAPRVNEQGSMVDIQGIGVLLKGASGVGKSECVLSLLARGYSLVADDITTIFCLEGRELVARAPDISRFYMEVRGIGIVDVTSLFGLRAIRIEKRVDLVVTLREWERDEEIERVGLDQDEYEILNIRVPHVTIPVRPGRDLATLVEVAAVDQKLRAMGHNAAQEFNQKLTKLTKRRQ, translated from the coding sequence CGACCGGCTCGGTACCGAGAGTTACGGCCGGAGAGTTTTTTGAGCAGCACGGTGCGGCGCTGCAAGGAAAGCTTGTCGCCGGCCGGTCGGGCTTGGGGCGGATGATCCTGGAAGGATCCGTAAACCGACCGGGACTCCAGCTTGCAGGGTATTTGAAGAATTTCGCTTGGCAGAGAGTGCAGATCATCGGCGCCGGGGAGACTTCCTACCTCCGGAGCCTGGATGCCGAGGAAGCCCGCGCGAGGGTTCGGGCCATTTTCCTGCGCAAGATTCCCTGCCTGATCGTCTCCCGCGGGATTGTCCCGCCCGATTTTCTCATCGAGGAAGCCGAGCAGACCGGCACGCCGCTCTTCCTTTCGCGCTTGCACACCATGCGGCTGATCAACACGGTGACGATCTGTCTGGAAATGGATTTCGCTCCTCGGGTCAACGAGCAGGGGAGCATGGTCGATATCCAGGGAATCGGCGTGCTGCTCAAGGGTGCGAGCGGGGTCGGGAAGAGCGAGTGCGTCCTCTCCCTTTTGGCTCGGGGCTACTCCTTGGTCGCGGACGATATCACGACCATCTTTTGCTTGGAAGGGAGGGAGCTGGTGGCGCGCGCGCCCGACATCAGCCGCTTTTACATGGAGGTTCGGGGGATCGGCATCGTCGACGTCACCAGCTTGTTCGGCTTGCGCGCGATTCGCATCGAAAAACGGGTCGACTTAGTAGTCACCTTGCGCGAATGGGAGCGGGACGAGGAGATCGAGCGGGTCGGGCTCGATCAGGACGAGTACGAGATCTTGAATATCCGGGTTCCTCATGTTACTATTCCGGTTCGTCCGGGCAGAGATTTGGCTACCTTGGTCGAGGTGGCGGCCGTCGATCAAAAGCTTCGAGCGATGGGGCATAATGCCGCGCAGGAATTCAACCAGAAGCTGACGAAACTCACCAAGAGAAGGCAATAG